In Xenopus tropicalis strain Nigerian chromosome 5, UCB_Xtro_10.0, whole genome shotgun sequence, one genomic interval encodes:
- the LOC116410964 gene encoding HEAT repeat-containing protein 1-like encodes MYALYERFNKKKLCETSVTAYRENRCFLSSDNPFFDSKNNTEKSCLLLDYVIHCLHKIFLYDNQHFLSKERTEALMMPLVDQLENLLGGDEKFHARVSESLIPCIAQFSVAMADDSLWKPLNYRILLKMQHSSPKVRKVFGTKYSRASSLKSVCDTQHCVSPCSFPISASTVTYLLTSA; translated from the exons ATGTATGCACTGTATGAacgctttaataaaaaaaagctttgtgAGACCAGTGTCACTGCTTATAGAGAGAACCGA TGTTTTCTCTCATCAGATAATCCATTTTTTGACTCAAAGAACAACACTGAGAAGAGCTGCTTGTTACTGGACTATGTCATCCACTGTCTCCACAAAATCTTTCTATATGATAACCAGCATTTCCTGAGCAAGGAGAGAACAGAAGCATTAATGATGCCATTGGTAGATCAG cttgAAAATTTGCTTGGAGGAGATGAGAAATTCCATGCAAGAGTGAGCGAGAGCTTGATACCATGCATAGCCCAATTCTCTGTTGCTATGGCAGATGACTCCCTGTGGAAACCTCTCAACTATCGGATCCTCTTGAAAATGCAACATTCTTCTCCCAAGGTTAGAAAGGTCTTTGGAACAAAATACTCGAGGGCATCAAGTTTAAAGAGCGTGTGTGACACGCAGCATTGTGTTTCTCCTTGTAGTTTCCCCATATCTGCAAGCACAGTGACGTATTTGCTGACAAGTGCGTAG